One genomic segment of Cerasicoccus sp. TK19100 includes these proteins:
- a CDS encoding LacI family DNA-binding transcriptional regulator, with product MAGSRKNTEDQSGRLTVQEVAREAGVSTATVSRVTSGQGSVSAKTRQKVEAAIERLGYRPDLTAASLRQSGARRNHSLVKVAVLTNYQRYAPYKTPAVRATVEAGKLRGFQVEHFDLTHDGPAESLLNKLYNRGYDALIFEALSWETSLDVEALSRFALVSYDRRVQEFPCHIVRYDITEVLERTWDMLTERGYQRIGLIKARFDHTHPDERVMGEVSAGLLEGVPSERRIPLFSDVSLEKQARSASFLRWLKKYQPDVVVGYGSWHLDWLAARGLSVPEDVAFVTLQDAEAPVCGWRASMQVMADHALDLIEQMLRRGIRGPHKNYLETIIRPEWVDGETLQDKVKAAPSPPV from the coding sequence ATGGCGGGCTCACGCAAAAATACCGAGGATCAATCTGGGCGGTTAACCGTTCAGGAGGTCGCGCGTGAGGCTGGCGTGAGCACGGCGACGGTTTCGAGAGTCACCTCCGGGCAGGGCAGCGTTTCGGCAAAAACGCGGCAAAAGGTGGAGGCCGCGATTGAGCGTTTGGGGTATCGGCCGGACTTGACCGCTGCCTCGCTCCGGCAAAGCGGGGCACGTCGAAACCATAGCCTGGTTAAGGTGGCGGTGCTCACGAATTACCAACGCTATGCGCCTTACAAAACACCCGCCGTTCGTGCGACGGTAGAAGCTGGCAAACTGCGGGGGTTCCAAGTCGAGCATTTTGATCTGACGCATGACGGCCCCGCTGAAAGCCTGCTGAACAAGCTCTACAATCGAGGCTACGACGCGCTGATTTTTGAAGCGTTGTCCTGGGAAACTTCGCTGGACGTGGAGGCGCTGTCGCGGTTTGCCTTGGTGAGCTATGATCGGCGGGTGCAGGAATTTCCCTGCCACATCGTGCGCTACGACATCACTGAGGTGCTTGAGCGAACGTGGGATATGCTGACTGAGCGAGGCTATCAGCGGATCGGCTTGATCAAGGCTCGATTCGATCACACTCACCCGGACGAGCGGGTGATGGGCGAAGTCTCAGCCGGCTTGCTCGAGGGTGTGCCAAGCGAGCGCCGCATCCCTTTGTTCAGCGATGTGTCGCTAGAGAAGCAAGCGCGTAGCGCATCCTTTTTGCGTTGGTTAAAGAAGTATCAACCGGATGTTGTTGTGGGGTATGGTTCATGGCATTTGGACTGGTTGGCCGCTCGCGGCTTATCAGTCCCGGAGGATGTGGCGTTCGTGACGCTGCAAGATGCCGAGGCTCCGGTGTGTGGTTGGCGTGCGAGTATGCAGGTGATGGCCGACCACGCGCTTGATTTGATCGAGCAAATGCTGCGGCGCGGCATTCGGGGCCCGCATAAGAATTATTTGGAGACGATCATTCGCCCCGAGTGGGTGGATGGGGAAACTTTGCAGGACAAAGTTAAGGCCGCGCCGTCGCCACCTGTTTAA
- the rsmA gene encoding 16S rRNA (adenine(1518)-N(6)/adenine(1519)-N(6))-dimethyltransferase RsmA, with protein MPLSPSETRTLLESLGHRPNKRLGQNFLVDGNIVRKSLELANVQAGDKVVEVGPGLGTLSAALLAAGAEVWAVEFDQRLHANLDATLAQENPEQFHLLHGDAVDHPRADFALQSNFKIVANLPYAISTPWMEKVLAGPLPDCMVLMLQKEAADRFTAAPGQKNYGAISIFIEAAYQRKPGHKVSRQCFYPAPDVDSTLLHLERLPDAFHFNRAQRETIRSIFTQRRKQIGSLVNKHPRSNELKPWLAELAQMEIPETTRPEAIPLEGWRKLPSLAQD; from the coding sequence ATGCCATTGTCGCCTTCAGAAACGCGCACCCTGCTCGAAAGCCTCGGGCATCGGCCCAATAAACGCCTCGGCCAGAACTTTCTGGTCGATGGCAACATCGTGCGCAAGTCCCTGGAGCTGGCTAACGTCCAAGCCGGCGACAAAGTCGTCGAGGTCGGGCCCGGGCTCGGCACCCTATCTGCCGCGCTGTTGGCTGCCGGTGCCGAAGTGTGGGCGGTCGAGTTTGACCAGCGTCTGCATGCCAACCTCGACGCGACACTCGCCCAGGAAAACCCGGAGCAATTCCACCTACTGCATGGCGACGCCGTGGACCACCCGCGCGCAGACTTTGCATTGCAAAGTAATTTCAAGATCGTCGCCAACTTACCCTACGCGATCTCCACTCCCTGGATGGAAAAGGTCCTCGCCGGTCCCCTGCCCGACTGCATGGTGCTGATGCTGCAAAAAGAAGCCGCCGACCGCTTTACCGCCGCGCCCGGACAAAAGAACTACGGCGCGATATCTATTTTTATCGAGGCGGCCTACCAGCGTAAACCCGGGCATAAAGTATCGCGGCAATGTTTTTACCCGGCACCGGATGTCGACTCCACATTGCTTCATTTGGAGCGGCTGCCCGATGCGTTTCATTTCAACCGCGCGCAACGCGAAACCATCCGCAGCATTTTTACCCAGCGCCGCAAGCAGATCGGCAGCCTGGTGAACAAGCACCCCCGCAGCAACGAGCTAAAGCCCTGGCTCGCCGAACTCGCGCAAATGGAGATCCCCGAGACAACTCGCCCTGAGGCCATACCGCTTGAAGGCTGGCGAAAATTACCAAGTCTGGCTCAGGATTAA
- a CDS encoding B12-binding domain-containing radical SAM protein produces MPTLAAISQEPRKPLIPTPRHPLGGKARILLTSVFGPYAQDDEYGSRKLNPMELYHNQVTRTQGPFSLRMFHRSWGIMIIQANIQAPCTLLDFPVQDRFIEEIKNNEYDVIGITAITPNILKVKHMCKLIRKHQPKATIVIGGHISNIPDLRKRVDADLISRGDGVRWFREYLGEDPDRPVNHPATLSGFGARTAGLSLNPKPGDTAATLIPSVGCPLGCNFCSTSAMFGGKGKFINFYNQGDELFAIMSQLSERLQTNSFFVMDENFLFHRKRALRLLELIEEHDKAWSLYVFASANILRSYKIEQLVRLGISWVWMGIEGRNSQYKKTKGIDTFELVKELQSHGIRVLGSTIIGLEEHTPENLPAALDYAAAHDTDFHQFMLYTPIPGTALHRQLTSEGRMKDESTFNPADIHGQLEFNYHHPSIPAGSEGDWVIRAFNHDFAVNGPSILRIARTTLAGWKRYAEHADQRIVRRFKQEASSLATTYPPVIKAAIKHFKGNVEVQDRLRALLKDLQDTFGLKARLSGLASPYVSHLIKAEAKRLASGWTYEPPTFYERNEYHDNAKIPLCNFAKPLCNAVTA; encoded by the coding sequence ATGCCAACATTAGCAGCAATTTCTCAAGAGCCGCGTAAGCCGCTCATTCCCACTCCGCGTCACCCGCTCGGCGGCAAAGCGCGAATCCTTTTAACCTCCGTCTTCGGGCCCTACGCGCAGGACGACGAATACGGCAGCCGCAAGCTGAACCCGATGGAGCTTTACCACAACCAGGTAACGCGCACGCAGGGGCCATTTTCGCTGCGCATGTTTCACCGCAGCTGGGGCATCATGATCATCCAGGCGAACATCCAGGCACCGTGCACACTGCTGGATTTCCCAGTCCAGGATCGCTTTATCGAAGAGATCAAAAACAACGAATACGACGTGATCGGCATCACCGCGATCACACCAAATATCCTCAAGGTAAAACACATGTGCAAGCTGATCCGGAAGCATCAGCCCAAGGCGACCATCGTCATCGGCGGGCACATTTCCAACATCCCGGATTTGCGCAAGCGTGTAGACGCCGACTTGATTTCCCGTGGTGACGGCGTGCGCTGGTTCCGCGAATACCTGGGCGAAGATCCCGACCGCCCCGTCAACCACCCTGCGACCTTATCCGGCTTCGGCGCACGCACTGCGGGATTGAGTTTAAACCCCAAGCCGGGCGACACCGCCGCGACCCTGATACCCTCAGTCGGTTGTCCGCTCGGCTGTAATTTCTGCTCTACGTCGGCCATGTTTGGCGGCAAGGGCAAGTTCATCAATTTCTACAATCAGGGCGATGAATTATTCGCCATCATGAGCCAGCTTTCCGAGCGCTTGCAGACGAATAGTTTCTTCGTGATGGACGAGAATTTCCTCTTTCACCGCAAGCGCGCACTGCGACTGCTGGAGCTGATCGAAGAGCACGACAAGGCGTGGTCACTGTACGTCTTTGCCTCGGCGAACATCCTGCGCAGCTACAAGATCGAGCAGCTCGTGCGCCTCGGCATCAGCTGGGTATGGATGGGCATCGAAGGGCGCAACAGCCAGTATAAAAAGACCAAGGGCATCGACACCTTCGAGCTCGTCAAAGAGCTGCAGTCGCACGGCATCCGCGTCCTGGGGTCGACCATCATCGGTCTGGAAGAACACACCCCGGAAAACCTGCCCGCCGCCCTCGACTACGCCGCCGCGCACGATACGGACTTCCACCAGTTCATGCTCTACACGCCGATCCCCGGCACCGCGCTTCACCGCCAGCTCACCAGCGAAGGCCGCATGAAGGACGAGAGCACGTTCAATCCGGCTGATATCCACGGGCAACTGGAGTTCAATTACCACCACCCAAGCATCCCCGCCGGCTCGGAAGGAGACTGGGTCATCCGCGCATTTAACCACGACTTCGCTGTCAACGGCCCGAGCATCCTGCGCATCGCGCGCACCACACTGGCGGGCTGGAAGCGCTACGCCGAGCACGCAGACCAGCGCATCGTGCGCCGTTTCAAGCAGGAGGCCTCCAGCCTGGCCACGACTTACCCGCCCGTCATCAAGGCGGCGATCAAGCACTTCAAGGGCAATGTCGAGGTGCAGGATCGCCTGCGCGCCTTGCTCAAGGATTTGCAGGATACGTTTGGGTTGAAGGCGCGCTTGTCCGGCTTGGCCAGCCCGTATGTTTCCCACCTGATTAAAGCAGAGGCCAAGCGGTTGGCCAGCGGCTGGACCTACGAACCGCCCACCTTCTACGAGCGCAACGAATACCACGACAACGCCAAGATCCCGCTCTGCAATTTTGCAAAGCCGTTGTGTAACGCGGTGACAGCCTAA
- the trpC gene encoding indole-3-glycerol phosphate synthase TrpC — MDKLAEIMAHKRLEMEHRIRPVRESELSRLARNHTGKTFAEALLAPKGLAVIAEIKRRSPSAGQIAELPDATEQARKYHNAEVDCLSVLTDEKYFGGSLQDLCNVTDFLSDHRRDIPCLRKDFFIHPVQIVEAAEAGAKCILIIVRALEDDEIDRLYDAAQAAGLDALFEVHTERELDRALEFSPKIVGVNNRDLSRFVTDIGISEKIIPQMPDDVIPVSESGIFSGDDAARARACGAKAILVGEALMKQDDPTELVEEFHSA, encoded by the coding sequence ATGGACAAACTTGCCGAGATCATGGCGCACAAGCGCCTCGAAATGGAACACCGCATCCGCCCGGTGCGCGAGAGCGAGCTTAGCCGCCTGGCGCGCAACCACACCGGCAAGACCTTTGCGGAGGCACTGCTCGCGCCAAAAGGGCTGGCCGTGATTGCGGAGATTAAGCGGCGCTCGCCGTCGGCTGGGCAAATCGCTGAGCTGCCCGACGCCACCGAGCAAGCCCGCAAGTATCACAACGCCGAGGTCGACTGCCTCTCCGTGCTGACCGATGAAAAATACTTTGGCGGCAGCCTGCAAGACCTGTGCAACGTCACGGATTTCCTCAGCGACCACCGCCGCGACATCCCCTGCCTGCGCAAGGATTTCTTCATCCACCCGGTGCAGATTGTCGAAGCCGCCGAGGCCGGCGCGAAGTGCATTTTAATCATCGTCCGCGCGCTGGAAGACGACGAGATCGACCGCCTTTACGACGCCGCCCAAGCCGCGGGACTAGACGCACTGTTTGAGGTCCACACCGAACGCGAGCTGGACCGCGCGCTCGAGTTCAGCCCAAAGATTGTCGGCGTGAACAACCGCGATCTCAGCCGTTTTGTGACCGATATCGGCATCTCTGAAAAGATCATTCCGCAAATGCCCGACGACGTCATCCCCGTCAGCGAAAGCGGCATCTTCAGCGGCGACGACGCAGCACGCGCCCGAGCTTGCGGTGCCAAAGCGATTCTCGTCGGCGAGGCCCTGATGAAACAGGACGATCCGACTGAGCTGGTGGAGGAGTTTCATTCGGCTTAG
- a CDS encoding EI24 domain-containing protein, with product MKCIRHPIAAYRRAHQLLWKMQFWKILVWPVLISIALTVLLFVGYLAMGNWLFSEVEAFFFGEEQLPAWLRAIFWLLLVVQFSGPLYVAFRGLVLICYGPFLDTLSTKIERAEQGKVMETERTLWESIQRPLLMFIWTFSASIGVLLASVALGFMPLVGVLLGMVIQFPIQMFLSGVSYIDPYMDRAGYTPRESFRAIRQHFAGSAIFAMLGLLIQAIPVVGWFVGPTYSVVAGVLYGIRIDNDNTAAPATAPETIGEK from the coding sequence ATGAAATGCATTCGCCATCCCATTGCTGCCTATCGGCGGGCTCACCAGTTGCTCTGGAAAATGCAGTTCTGGAAAATACTAGTTTGGCCAGTGTTGATCTCCATAGCGCTGACGGTGCTGCTGTTTGTGGGCTACCTGGCGATGGGTAATTGGTTGTTCAGCGAGGTTGAAGCCTTCTTCTTTGGCGAAGAGCAACTGCCGGCCTGGCTGCGGGCGATTTTTTGGCTGCTGCTGGTGGTCCAGTTTTCAGGGCCACTGTATGTGGCGTTTCGCGGCTTGGTCCTGATTTGCTACGGGCCGTTTCTCGACACGCTTTCGACCAAGATCGAGCGCGCGGAACAGGGCAAAGTCATGGAAACCGAGCGCACGCTGTGGGAGTCCATCCAGCGCCCGCTGCTGATGTTTATCTGGACCTTTTCCGCGTCAATTGGCGTGCTGCTGGCGAGCGTCGCGCTCGGCTTTATGCCGCTGGTGGGTGTGTTGCTCGGCATGGTCATTCAGTTTCCCATTCAGATGTTTCTCAGCGGCGTCTCCTACATCGACCCGTATATGGACCGCGCGGGCTACACGCCAAGAGAGTCCTTTCGCGCCATCCGGCAGCACTTTGCGGGCTCGGCGATTTTCGCCATGCTCGGGCTGCTGATCCAGGCCATTCCGGTCGTCGGCTGGTTCGTTGGCCCGACGTATTCCGTGGTCGCCGGGGTGCTCTACGGCATCCGGATCGATAACGACAACACTGCCGCGCCTGCCACGGCACCAGAAACGATCGGCGAAAAGTAG
- the larA gene encoding nickel-dependent lactate racemase, with protein sequence MNTLQPVHLPFGAKNIALNFPENVEVLSMGTPVALENPGQAVQDALDNAIGSPGLDAVIAHKKSLGKDPSAVIVISDNTRPVPYRGESGILWPIVERLLKQEVRAEKIMVLVATGMHRGLTKDEIGWMIDARVLEAGVRVINHDCQETEYLTYLGKTRRGSETYINRRYLDADIKILTGLVESHFMAGASGGRKSICPGIIGEASTFVFHGAPMMADPNTTDLKLAGNPCHEESFEVASKAGADFIVNVTLDHEFNLTGVFAGHLKDAHEAAVEHLKTYTAVPWSGEYDVVLTHAGFVGINHYQAAKAGTVAARIVKPGGHVLMVADTTDTDVVGSLAYRTVLQILKLSGPDALERTLLSPDWKFIPEQWQVQMWARLFKKIPLDHFHYYSPQFTEADYRVCAGERLAALADVDTTGADPEKLIPELFKKALAKLFARHDGDEPLRVAYLKDGPYGIPLKD encoded by the coding sequence ATGAATACCCTCCAGCCCGTGCATCTGCCCTTTGGCGCAAAGAATATTGCCCTCAACTTTCCGGAGAATGTTGAGGTGCTCTCGATGGGGACGCCGGTGGCGCTGGAGAACCCGGGACAAGCCGTACAGGATGCGCTGGACAACGCCATTGGCAGCCCGGGGCTCGATGCCGTCATTGCGCACAAGAAGTCGCTGGGCAAAGACCCGTCCGCGGTGATCGTGATTTCCGACAACACCCGGCCCGTGCCGTATCGTGGCGAGTCCGGCATCCTATGGCCGATTGTGGAGCGCTTGCTCAAGCAGGAGGTCCGAGCGGAGAAGATCATGGTGCTCGTCGCCACGGGCATGCACCGCGGGCTAACCAAGGACGAGATCGGCTGGATGATCGATGCACGTGTGCTCGAGGCCGGTGTGCGCGTGATCAACCACGACTGCCAGGAAACGGAATACCTGACCTACCTCGGCAAGACCCGGCGCGGCAGCGAGACGTATATCAACCGACGTTACCTCGACGCGGACATCAAGATTTTAACCGGCCTCGTGGAGAGCCATTTCATGGCCGGGGCCTCGGGCGGGCGTAAGTCGATTTGCCCGGGCATTATCGGGGAGGCGAGCACGTTTGTGTTCCATGGCGCGCCAATGATGGCCGACCCCAACACGACCGATCTCAAGCTCGCGGGCAACCCTTGCCACGAGGAGTCGTTTGAAGTCGCGAGCAAGGCCGGGGCGGACTTCATTGTTAACGTCACCCTCGACCACGAGTTTAACCTGACGGGTGTCTTTGCGGGCCACCTGAAAGATGCACACGAGGCCGCCGTAGAGCATTTAAAAACCTACACCGCTGTGCCGTGGTCCGGCGAATACGACGTAGTGCTCACGCACGCGGGCTTCGTCGGCATCAACCACTATCAAGCCGCGAAGGCAGGCACCGTCGCCGCGCGCATCGTCAAGCCCGGCGGGCATGTGCTGATGGTTGCGGACACGACGGACACAGACGTCGTCGGCAGCCTGGCTTACCGGACGGTGTTGCAGATTCTCAAGCTCAGCGGCCCCGACGCGCTGGAGCGTACGCTGCTGTCGCCGGACTGGAAATTCATCCCCGAGCAGTGGCAGGTGCAGATGTGGGCGCGGCTCTTTAAGAAGATTCCGCTGGATCACTTTCATTACTACAGCCCGCAGTTCACCGAGGCGGATTACCGCGTCTGCGCCGGTGAACGTCTCGCCGCGCTGGCTGACGTGGACACCACCGGCGCTGATCCTGAAAAACTGATCCCCGAGCTGTTCAAGAAAGCGCTGGCCAAACTGTTCGCCCGGCACGATGGCGACGAACCCCTCCGCGTGGCTTATCTGAAGGACGGCCCGTATGGGATTCCGTTGAAGGATTAA
- a CDS encoding ChaN family lipoprotein → MQKMTPISWPYFMLSLLAVALLTGCATSSQPAAKAPGPDWVIYDAKTGTPVNWIAMSNGVLAADVILWGEQHNDVIGHHLEQRLASDLLSAHPDAAIAMEMLERHEQVWIDLYLDGQIETATLIELTNSANWGGGKNTWSAWYQPIIDAAKKQRPHGAAVIAANAPREYARAARLENYETLQAAINAHQPPFAVVPDESVNDQAYHDRFVGMMTGHGHGHGEAPQIDAQAFLRAQRVWDATMANAVVTAKESHSKVLLFIGDFHIANLGGTLQRIKHQAPSLQVATISAVAQADPEQWNPDDATRADYVIYTAKPVTPDGMTMVE, encoded by the coding sequence ATGCAAAAGATGACTCCTATTTCGTGGCCCTATTTTATGCTTTCGCTGCTCGCCGTGGCACTGCTCACCGGTTGCGCGACCAGCAGCCAACCAGCAGCCAAAGCGCCGGGGCCAGACTGGGTGATCTACGACGCCAAAACCGGCACGCCGGTGAACTGGATTGCCATGAGCAACGGCGTCCTTGCGGCCGACGTCATTCTCTGGGGAGAGCAACATAACGACGTCATTGGCCACCACTTGGAGCAGCGACTGGCCAGCGACCTCCTCAGCGCGCACCCCGATGCCGCCATTGCGATGGAAATGCTGGAGCGCCACGAGCAGGTGTGGATCGACCTCTACCTCGACGGCCAAATCGAGACCGCCACGCTGATCGAGCTCACCAACTCGGCCAACTGGGGCGGCGGCAAAAACACCTGGTCTGCATGGTATCAGCCCATCATCGACGCTGCCAAAAAACAGCGCCCGCACGGTGCCGCCGTCATCGCCGCCAATGCCCCGCGCGAATACGCCCGCGCCGCCCGCCTGGAGAATTACGAAACCTTGCAAGCCGCGATCAACGCACACCAACCACCCTTCGCCGTCGTGCCCGATGAGTCCGTCAACGACCAAGCTTACCACGACCGCTTTGTCGGCATGATGACCGGCCATGGCCATGGTCACGGCGAGGCTCCGCAGATTGACGCCCAGGCCTTCCTTCGTGCCCAGCGCGTGTGGGACGCCACCATGGCCAACGCTGTCGTCACCGCCAAGGAGTCACACAGCAAGGTCCTCCTCTTCATCGGCGACTTCCACATCGCCAACCTCGGCGGCACCCTGCAACGCATCAAGCACCAGGCACCAAGCCTCCAAGTGGCGACCATCAGCGCCGTCGCCCAAGCCGACCCCGAGCAATGGAACCCCGACGACGCCACCCGCGCCGATTACGTGATCTACACGGCCAAACCCGTCACCCCGGATGGGATGACGATGGTGGAGTAG
- a CDS encoding MazG family protein, protein MASIDDLRETVSRLRGPGGCPWDIEQTHQTLCDCLVEECAELLDTIDRLDYEHMQEELGDVLLQVIMHTQMAEEEGRFTFDQVAADINEKLVRRHPHVFGDLDLKDSDAVLKKWEEIKEEEKKNGLRPLEDGPFKHLPPQLPALRYALNVYKQIDKKELPVADEFSTAAVNELADGLTEEHAGRALFELAAACRKAGIDPESALRRHASETQRAIAERVTEAEQSPAG, encoded by the coding sequence ATGGCTTCGATCGACGATTTACGCGAAACAGTTTCCCGCCTGCGCGGGCCGGGCGGTTGCCCGTGGGACATTGAGCAGACGCACCAGACGCTCTGCGATTGCCTCGTGGAGGAGTGCGCCGAGCTGCTCGATACCATCGACCGCCTCGACTACGAGCACATGCAGGAAGAGCTCGGCGACGTGCTGCTGCAGGTGATCATGCACACGCAGATGGCTGAGGAGGAGGGGCGCTTTACCTTCGATCAGGTCGCGGCTGATATTAACGAAAAACTCGTGCGCCGCCACCCGCATGTCTTCGGTGATCTGGATTTGAAGGACTCCGACGCCGTCCTGAAAAAGTGGGAGGAGATTAAGGAGGAGGAAAAGAAGAACGGCCTGCGTCCGCTGGAAGACGGCCCGTTCAAACACCTGCCGCCCCAACTGCCCGCGCTGCGCTATGCGCTCAATGTTTACAAGCAGATCGACAAGAAAGAGCTGCCCGTCGCTGATGAATTTTCCACGGCCGCCGTTAATGAATTGGCCGATGGTCTGACCGAGGAGCACGCCGGACGCGCGCTCTTTGAGCTTGCCGCCGCTTGCCGCAAGGCAGGCATTGATCCCGAGTCCGCGCTTCGCCGCCACGCCAGTGAGACGCAGCGCGCCATTGCCGAACGTGTCACAGAAGCAGAACAGTCTCCGGCTGGTTGA
- a CDS encoding M48 family metallopeptidase, giving the protein MSQKQNSLRLVEVDTSQGALMVPYEIRRSRRARYIRLSIGRHNHALLSVPWRCAFVEALEFLRSQGDWLMRNLSEHPTRTSLKDYLETHPRLYAMGKALRLSQGFTRAKPFYVYSTDNDEVELRIRAEGDVEENLIALVRTFAQEVIEKRTMELANQVGARIKRVSVRNQATRWGSCSSSGTISLNWRLVLLRANLQDHVIYHELAHVQQMNHSSKFWNLLRAYDPQTDAHNEQLNPAGAKLMPLGRL; this is encoded by the coding sequence GTGTCACAGAAGCAGAACAGTCTCCGGCTGGTTGAAGTTGATACCAGCCAAGGCGCCCTGATGGTGCCCTACGAGATCCGCCGCTCCCGGCGGGCGCGTTACATACGGCTGAGCATCGGGCGGCACAACCACGCGCTGCTTTCCGTGCCGTGGCGCTGTGCGTTTGTCGAGGCGCTGGAGTTTCTCCGGAGTCAGGGCGACTGGCTGATGCGCAACCTCAGCGAGCACCCGACACGCACCTCGCTCAAGGATTATTTGGAGACGCACCCGCGGCTCTACGCCATGGGCAAGGCGCTGCGCCTGAGCCAGGGCTTTACCCGCGCCAAGCCGTTCTATGTTTATTCGACCGACAACGACGAGGTGGAGCTCCGCATCCGCGCCGAGGGAGACGTCGAGGAAAACCTGATCGCGCTGGTCCGTACCTTCGCGCAAGAAGTTATTGAAAAGCGCACTATGGAGTTGGCCAATCAAGTCGGTGCCCGCATCAAGCGCGTCAGCGTGCGCAACCAGGCCACGCGTTGGGGCAGCTGCTCCAGCAGCGGCACGATCTCGCTCAACTGGCGGTTGGTGCTTCTGCGCGCCAACCTGCAGGACCACGTCATTTACCACGAGCTCGCGCACGTCCAGCAGATGAACCACTCAAGCAAGTTCTGGAACCTCCTCCGCGCCTACGACCCCCAAACTGACGCGCACAATGAGCAGCTCAACCCCGCCGGTGCCAAGCTGATGCCGTTGGGGCGGCTGTGA
- a CDS encoding transposase: MPQSLSSVLVHFVFSTKDRYPYIDDGVMEAFHAYLASISRGLNCVTFRVGGVEDHVHFAVGLAREVSQSVWIEHVKTESSRWIKTQGEQYANFAWQRGYGVFSISPSHLPSLIEYINDQKEHHRRETFQDEYRRLLRKYGLAFDEKYVWG, from the coding sequence ATGCCGCAATCTCTTAGCTCTGTATTGGTGCATTTCGTCTTTTCGACAAAGGATCGGTACCCGTATATCGATGATGGTGTCATGGAAGCATTTCACGCCTACTTGGCATCAATATCCCGTGGTTTAAATTGCGTAACTTTTCGTGTTGGTGGTGTGGAAGACCATGTTCATTTTGCGGTGGGTTTAGCACGTGAAGTTTCCCAGAGCGTGTGGATTGAGCATGTGAAGACGGAGTCGTCCCGATGGATCAAAACTCAAGGAGAGCAGTATGCAAATTTCGCCTGGCAGCGCGGTTATGGGGTGTTTTCAATTAGCCCAAGCCACTTGCCTTCATTGATCGAATACATCAATGACCAAAAAGAGCATCATCGTAGAGAAACATTTCAGGATGAGTATCGACGGTTGTTGCGCAAGTATGGGCTGGCATTCGATGAAAAGTATGTCTGGGGGTGA